The proteins below are encoded in one region of Pseudonocardia sp. DSM 110487:
- a CDS encoding carbohydrate ABC transporter permease produces MTTELGGRVRRGTRAGTITTNVVIAAGTLYALLPLLWLLLAATKNAEALFSSNLLDLGNFDLAGNIQALLDEDDGLYLRWYVNSILYAVIGAGLGALISTAAGYVFDKYSFRGKKQLYALVLISVMIPSTVLALPMYLIASRLELANTMWAVFITVLFNPFGVYLARIFATGYVPGEVLEAARMDGASELYMFFRIGLRMLGPGFVTVFLFQLTSIWNNFFLPLVMLSDEKLYPLSLGLYAWNSQATITPEYYPLVIIGSLLALLPLIVAFLMLQRYWRSGLTAGSVK; encoded by the coding sequence GCTCTACGCCCTCCTGCCGCTGCTGTGGCTGTTGCTCGCCGCTACCAAGAACGCGGAGGCGCTGTTCAGCAGCAACCTGCTCGACCTGGGCAACTTCGACCTCGCCGGCAACATCCAGGCGCTGCTCGACGAGGACGACGGGCTCTACCTGCGCTGGTACGTCAACAGCATCCTGTACGCGGTGATCGGCGCCGGCCTCGGCGCGCTGATCAGCACCGCGGCAGGCTACGTCTTCGACAAGTACTCCTTCCGCGGGAAGAAGCAGCTCTACGCGCTCGTGCTGATCAGCGTGATGATCCCCAGCACGGTACTGGCGCTGCCGATGTACCTCATCGCGTCCCGGCTCGAGCTGGCCAACACGATGTGGGCCGTCTTCATCACCGTGCTGTTCAACCCGTTCGGCGTCTACCTCGCGCGGATCTTCGCCACCGGGTACGTCCCCGGCGAGGTGCTGGAAGCCGCGCGGATGGACGGCGCGTCGGAGCTGTACATGTTCTTCCGCATCGGGCTGCGGATGCTCGGGCCGGGCTTCGTCACCGTGTTCCTGTTCCAGCTGACGTCGATCTGGAACAACTTCTTCCTGCCGCTCGTGATGCTGTCCGACGAGAAGCTCTACCCGCTCAGCCTCGGGCTGTACGCGTGGAACAGCCAGGCGACCATCACGCCCGAGTACTACCCGCTCGTCATCATCGGCTCGCTGCTCGCCCTGCTGCCGCTCATCGTGGCGTTCCTGATGTTGCAGCGGTACTGGCGATCGGGCCTGACGGCCGGGAGCGTGAAGTAG